Part of the bacterium genome, TTGCGTGCTGAGGAAACAATGGGAGTTTTTGAAATTAAGATATCTTCAGGTCTTATAATTCCTGTCACCTTACCGGATAATATATTATTTACAACATTTATTTTTAAGCCACCTGCCAGAAGATAAGTTTCTTCCCTTTCTTTTAAAATCTCACCTGAAAATATATTTTCTGAAAGTGAAAATTCAGCAATATCTACGGATAATGGAGTTTCAAAAATATCTTTACTATTTCCTTCCTGAACGATTTCTCCGTTTTTTAAAAAAAATATTTTATTAGCAAAATGTCTTGCTTGAAGTAAATTGTGAGTGGTAAGAATTATTGTTTTTTTTGATTGGACAAGTTCAAAAATAATCTCTTGAATCCTTTTTGTAGTTATTGGGTCTAAATTACTTGTTGGCTCATCAAGAAGGAATAAATCAGGATTAACCATCAAAACTCTGGCAAGTTGTAATCTCTGTTTTTCTCCACCTGAAAGTTTTTTGGCATCTTTGTCTATTTTATCAGACAATCCAATCCTATGAATTATCTCTTCGATTTGAGGTTTTTCAATCTTTAATTTGCGATAATTCAAAGGATAAATAATATTCTGGTAAACAGTTCCTTCTAAAATAATTGGATTCTGAAAGACAAAACCAATTTTTCGTCGGCAATTCAATTTATCTCTTGAGGTAAATTTAGCCGAAGAATCTCCGTTATAAAATATCTCTCCTGAAGTAGGTTTATCAAGAAGTCCGATTATTCTTAAAAACGTGGTTTTACCTGCACCATTTGGACCAATGAGGACATTTATATTTTCAGGTCCAAAATTTAAGTTTATATCTTTTAAGATATTTAATCTACCAATTTTTTTATTTAGGCTTTTTACTTTTATATTCATTTTCCCTGTATTATTTGTAAAGGTATATTTATAATTACGGCTATAAAAAGAAGCACAATACCTATGGCAATCCCTGTTTCAAAATTCCCTTTCATTGTCTCAAGTGCAATTGTTGTCGTCATAACTCTTGTCTCGCCTTTTATATTTCCGCCTACCATTAAAGTCATACCCGTTTCTCCAATAATTCTTGAAAAACCGGTAATTATAGCGGTCAGGAAGGCAAATTTTCCTTCTTTAATTAATGTTAAAGCCATCTGAGACCTGCTTGCACCCAGAGAGTAAGCAATATCTTTGACATCTTTAGCAATTCCTTTTAAGGCAGAAAGAGAGAGGGCACAAATTATTGGTGTGGCAAGGAGTGCCTGAGCAATTATTATGGCAGAGGGTGTGAAAAGTAAGCCAAATACACCAGCAGGTCCTTTTCTTGATAAAAATATATAGACTAAAAGTCCAATCAATACTGCCGGGAGTGCAAGCCAGGTATTGATTATACCAACAAGGACTCTCTTGAATTTGAATTCTTTGATAGCAAAATAGAGACCTATTGGTATTCCAAAAATTCCAGCAATAATAGTTGCACTTCCAGAAACTACTATTGAAAGAAGAACAATTTCAATTATCTCCTTTTTGGGAGGCAATAAAAGTAAAAATCCCTGTTTTATTCCTTCATATAGATATTCCATTAGAATTTCACCACATCAGGAAAATAAAGTGGTTCTCCAAATTTTTTAATCCCAAAATTTTTAATAATTTTTTGCCCCTCATAACTTCTTATAAAATCTGCAAATTTTTGGGCTAACTTAAAATTTACCCGGGGAAATTTTGTTGGAGAAACAACGATTACTGAATACGGGTTATAAAGTATGGAGTCACCTTCAACAAGTATTTCAAGCACATCAATCTCTTTTTTATGAGATAGCCAGGTGGCGCGGTCAACAAGGCAATATGCATTTTTCTCCTGGGCAATTCTTAAAGTCATCTCCATTCCTGTGCCACTTTCAATATAAAAGTCTCCAGATGGTTTTATATTTAATTGTTTCCATATATTTAATTCTTTTTTATGTGTCCCTGAATCATCTCCGCGTGAAACAAAAGGTGTTTTTGATTGATATATTTTTTTAAATGAATTTAATGCCTTATCCTCTTTTATTCCAGCCGGGTCATTTTTAGGGCCTACAATTAAGAAATCATTATGCATCACATCAAGTCTTTTTATACCATAACCATCCTGGACAAATTGTTCCTCTGACACCCTATCGTGAACTAAAAGCACATCAGCATTTCCATCCTTAGCAAGACGAATTGCCTGTCCTGTGCCAACGGCAATTACCTTAACAGAACAATCATATTTTTTCTCAAATGCAGGAATTAGCACATCAAATAGACCCGAGTCCAGTGTGGATGTTGTTGAAGTAAGAATAAGTTTTTGTTTTGCAAAAGATTGATTATTAAATACAACTAAACTAAAAAACATAAACAAGAAACTAATTGAATGAAAGGTTTTAGGATTCATATTGTTAACTTCCTGATTTCTGCAATAATGATGTTGTTATTTTTGTAACCGTTCAGGTGGTGTAACAAAAGGAGATGTGGAGATTAAGGAGATAGGGAGATATTATAAAAAAATTGAAATTAATAGAAACTAATAGAAATTTATGGAAATTTGTTGTTTTCCACAATCAATTTCTACCTATTTCTATAAATTTCAATCTATTTCTATTATCTTATCTCCATATCACTCTTATCTCCTTATCCCCTTTCTTACACTTTTGATATATAGCCTGAACGGTTACTGTAAAATGAAAATGTATAACTGAAAGGTAATGAGTCTTGCGAAGGACTAAAATTTCCCATTTTTCATTTCCTATTTTACATTTTACATTTATTTTTCCTTTGCGTCTCTGCGATGAATTAGTCTAATCGCACAGGTTGCAATCTTTCATTCTTCTGCAATTTCTGCCCGCTTTAGTCTGATGTCTGAATTACAGTTTCATCAAAATGGAAATGGGAAGAAAGATTATGCTTTTAGAAGATTTAGGCACTTCTGATACCAGGGATGCTCTCTGGGAAGGGTCTTCTCAAAGATGCTTAATGCCAGATTAAATAACTTAATCGCCTCCTCCTTCTTCCCTGTATCACGATAAGCAATTCCTAAGTTCATCTGGCATAAGGCATAATCTGGATGGTTCTGCATCTGGTTATCTTCATATATCCTTATTGCCTTCTGATATGCCTCTATTGCCCGCTCATAGTCTAATTTGTTCCGATAAGCCTCCCCTAAGTTCATCTGGCATAAGGCATAGTCAGGATGGTTCTGCATCCTGTTCTGCTCATATATCCTTATTGCCTTCTGATATGCCTCTATTGCCCGCTCATAGTCTAATTTGTTCTGATAAGCCTCCCCTAAGTTCATCTGGCATAAGGCATAGTCTGGATGGTTCTGCATCTGGTTATCTTCATATATCCTTATTGCCATCTTAAATGCCTCTATTGCCCGCTCATAGTCTAATTTGGCATCATAAGCAAGTCCTAAGTTCATCTGGCAGCCGGCATATTCAGGATGGTTCTGCATCTGGTTGGCAGAATAAATCTTAATCGCCTCTTGAT contains:
- a CDS encoding ABC transporter permease translates to MEYLYEGIKQGFLLLLPPKKEIIEIVLLSIVVSGSATIIAGIFGIPIGLYFAIKEFKFKRVLVGIINTWLALPAVLIGLLVYIFLSRKGPAGVFGLLFTPSAIIIAQALLATPIICALSLSALKGIAKDVKDIAYSLGASRSQMALTLIKEGKFAFLTAIITGFSRIIGETGMTLMVGGNIKGETRVMTTTIALETMKGNFETGIAIGIVLLFIAVIINIPLQIIQGK
- a CDS encoding ABC transporter ATP-binding protein, encoding MNIKVKSLNKKIGRLNILKDINLNFGPENINVLIGPNGAGKTTFLRIIGLLDKPTSGEIFYNGDSSAKFTSRDKLNCRRKIGFVFQNPIILEGTVYQNIIYPLNYRKLKIEKPQIEEIIHRIGLSDKIDKDAKKLSGGEKQRLQLARVLMVNPDLFLLDEPTSNLDPITTKRIQEIIFELVQSKKTIILTTHNLLQARHFANKIFFLKNGEIVQEGNSKDIFETPLSVDIAEFSLSENIFSGEILKEREETYLLAGGLKINVVNNILSGKVTGIIRPEDILISKTPIVSSARNCFKGEIKKIENIGAIYSVEVSCNNLSLTSLVTKQSVISLELKSGSEVYLIFKATSVHLLPVSIKS
- a CDS encoding substrate-binding domain-containing protein, translated to MNPKTFHSISFLFMFFSLVVFNNQSFAKQKLILTSTTSTLDSGLFDVLIPAFEKKYDCSVKVIAVGTGQAIRLAKDGNADVLLVHDRVSEEQFVQDGYGIKRLDVMHNDFLIVGPKNDPAGIKEDKALNSFKKIYQSKTPFVSRGDDSGTHKKELNIWKQLNIKPSGDFYIESGTGMEMTLRIAQEKNAYCLVDRATWLSHKKEIDVLEILVEGDSILYNPYSVIVVSPTKFPRVNFKLAQKFADFIRSYEGQKIIKNFGIKKFGEPLYFPDVVKF